The following proteins come from a genomic window of Corallococcus sp. NCRR:
- a CDS encoding DUF4438 domain-containing protein, translating into MDIPLQPLMEASTGAASAPRTNVSRMVASAVAGQVSHPIVRASPYRIGRDGVPRLVPGSGGIVLNRRVGDRAVGLAADHMEAGVSLHNTGKDDVGQRGGSNRALMFYACVGNRARVTTGPARGAVGTVVGKHGGINHVIVDFPPAVKRRLCIGDRVQLDAYGQGLELPDFPRVRALNLSPRLLRRWGIRTEAGRLVVPVTHTVPAELMGSGFGRSEGVLGDLDIQLSDARRVRRHRLDALRLGDLVAICPLDYRFGPSRRAGIVTVGVVVHSDSKVAGHGPGVTPLLICPAECVRLACRPQANVALVLGLRRSVAPPARGPSRGPW; encoded by the coding sequence ATGGACATCCCGCTGCAACCCCTGATGGAGGCGAGCACGGGGGCCGCCTCGGCGCCGCGCACCAACGTGTCGCGGATGGTGGCCTCGGCGGTGGCGGGCCAGGTGTCGCACCCCATCGTGCGTGCGTCGCCGTACCGCATTGGCCGGGATGGGGTGCCCCGGCTGGTGCCGGGCAGCGGCGGCATCGTGCTCAACCGCCGCGTGGGAGACCGCGCGGTGGGGCTGGCGGCGGACCACATGGAAGCGGGTGTGTCGCTGCACAACACGGGGAAGGACGACGTCGGCCAGCGCGGCGGCTCCAACCGGGCGCTGATGTTCTATGCGTGCGTGGGCAACCGCGCGCGCGTGACGACCGGCCCCGCGAGGGGCGCCGTGGGCACGGTGGTGGGCAAGCACGGCGGCATCAACCACGTCATCGTGGACTTCCCGCCCGCTGTGAAGCGCCGGCTGTGCATCGGGGACCGCGTGCAGTTGGATGCGTATGGCCAGGGGCTGGAGCTGCCGGACTTCCCGCGGGTGCGGGCGCTGAACCTGTCGCCCCGGCTGCTGCGGCGCTGGGGCATCCGGACGGAAGCGGGGCGGTTGGTGGTCCCCGTGACGCACACGGTGCCGGCGGAGCTGATGGGCTCGGGCTTCGGGCGTTCGGAGGGCGTGCTGGGGGACCTGGACATCCAGTTGTCGGATGCACGGCGGGTGCGCAGGCACCGGCTGGACGCGCTCCGGCTGGGGGACCTGGTGGCCATCTGCCCGTTGGACTACCGCTTCGGGCCCTCGCGGCGGGCGGGCATCGTCACCGTGGGGGTGGTGGTGCATTCGGACAGCAAGGTGGCGGGGCACGGGCCCGGGGTGACGCCGCTGCTCATCTGTCCGGCGGAGTGCGTGCGGCTGGCGTGCCGGCCGCAGGCCAACGTGGCGCTCGTGCTGGGGCTGCGCCGGAGCGTGGCGCCTCCAGCGCGCGGGCCTTCACGGGGTCCGTGGTAG
- a CDS encoding response regulator transcription factor — translation MRTPLPPGSHVLLVVPDPNAPAAPQEQNRALAGELILNGQRYHLVPAEDSANPPTTTPAAEARLLTSRELQVVSCVCAGWGNKEIATKLHISTWTVAAHLRRIFVKLGVDTRAAMVSRCLGAVSLPRTP, via the coding sequence ATGCGGACGCCTCTTCCACCCGGGAGCCATGTCCTGCTCGTGGTCCCCGACCCCAACGCCCCGGCCGCGCCCCAGGAGCAGAACCGCGCCCTGGCCGGCGAGCTCATCCTCAACGGTCAGCGCTACCACCTGGTGCCCGCGGAGGACTCCGCGAACCCTCCGACGACGACGCCCGCGGCCGAGGCTCGGCTGCTCACCTCGCGCGAGCTGCAGGTCGTCTCATGCGTCTGCGCGGGCTGGGGCAACAAGGAGATCGCCACGAAGCTCCACATCAGCACGTGGACCGTGGCGGCCCACCTGCGACGCATCTTCGTCAAGCTGGGCGTGGACACCCGCGCGGCCATGGTGTCGCGCTGCCTGGGCGCGGTGTCCCTACCACGGACCCCGTGA